A stretch of Faecalibacterium duncaniae DNA encodes these proteins:
- a CDS encoding sigma-70 family RNA polymerase sigma factor yields the protein MVTDKIRRSAFIEQNLGLVHACAGRFRGRGIEYDDLYGAGCMGLVKATDGFDEGRGVCFSTYAVPVILGEIKKLFREGGTVKVSRSLKELGLRVNAAREHHRKLCGTEPTLSQLAEELGESVENITLAIQAAQPALSLTPEGENNDRQIDIPVESPEEELADKIGLAEVLESLPEEDRLLIRLRFYANRTQSETAKVLHTTQVQISRRERKILRKMRERLLE from the coding sequence ATGGTAACGGACAAGATCCGGCGCAGTGCATTCATTGAACAGAACCTCGGGCTGGTACACGCCTGTGCCGGACGCTTCCGGGGCAGGGGCATTGAATACGATGATCTCTATGGGGCGGGCTGTATGGGACTGGTCAAGGCGACCGACGGCTTTGATGAAGGACGCGGGGTCTGCTTTTCTACCTATGCAGTGCCAGTGATCCTGGGCGAGATCAAAAAGCTCTTCCGGGAGGGCGGCACAGTCAAGGTCAGCCGCTCCTTAAAAGAACTGGGGCTGCGGGTCAATGCGGCGCGGGAACATCACAGGAAGCTCTGCGGCACCGAGCCGACCCTTTCTCAACTGGCAGAAGAGCTGGGGGAGAGCGTGGAGAACATCACGCTTGCGATCCAGGCTGCACAGCCCGCCCTGAGCCTGACCCCGGAAGGGGAGAACAATGACCGGCAGATAGATATCCCGGTGGAATCCCCGGAGGAAGAACTTGCGGATAAGATCGGCCTGGCCGAGGTGCTGGAAAGTCTGCCGGAAGAGGACCGGCTCCTGATCCGTCTGCGGTTCTATGCCAACCGCACCCAGAGTGAGACGGCAAAAGTGCTGCATACCACGCAGGTCCAGATCTCCCGGCGGGAACGCAAGATCCTGCGCAAAATGCGGGAGCGGTTATTGGAATGA
- the spoIIAB gene encoding anti-sigma F factor: MKAENTTRIQFDSLSVNEAYARGAAAAFLARYDPTVPQLADLKTAVSEAVTNCIVHAYPDRVGPITMTVSVYPGRVVRIVIADKGVGIPDIPRAMEPLFTTGNPEERSGLGFAVMQSFMDKVSVRSAPGRGTRVILTKHLEEKPST; encoded by the coding sequence ATGAAAGCGGAAAACACGACCAGGATCCAATTTGATTCCCTCAGCGTCAACGAAGCGTATGCCCGCGGTGCGGCAGCGGCTTTTCTGGCCCGGTATGACCCCACCGTGCCCCAGCTGGCTGACCTGAAAACGGCGGTATCCGAAGCCGTCACCAACTGCATCGTCCACGCCTACCCCGACCGGGTGGGACCCATCACCATGACAGTCTCCGTTTATCCGGGGCGGGTGGTCAGAATCGTGATCGCAGACAAAGGGGTCGGCATCCCGGATATCCCCAGAGCGATGGAGCCGCTCTTCACCACCGGCAACCCGGAGGAGCGCTCCGGTCTCGGTTTTGCGGTCATGCAGAGCTTTATGGATAAAGTCAGTGTGCGCTCCGCTCCCGGCCGGGGCACCCGGGTCATTCTGACAAAGCATCTGGAGGAAAAGCCCTCTACATAA